Below is a genomic region from Deinococcus koreensis.
TGGCCAGCCCCTGCGTATCGAGCCCGCCGACGCGCGGGCGGCGCTGGCCCTCGCGCTGGCCGTGCGCCGCAGCCTGGAGTCGGGCCAGCCCGTGGAGGTGGAGGCATGACAGCGCGGCGGATCGCCCTGCTGGGCGTCGCTCACGTCCACGCCGAGGGGTACGCCGCGTGGCTGAGTGTTCAGGCGGATGTGGAGGTGATCGGCTTCGCGGAGGATGACCCGGAAGTGGCGCAGGACTTTGAAGCTACGACTGGACTTCAGTGGCGTCCTCTTCCCGGTCTCCTTGCCGCCCGGCCCCACGGCGTCATCGTGTGTGGCGAGACCGTTCAGCACCGCACCCACGTCGAGGGCGCGGCCCGTGCCGGTGCCCACGTCCTGTGCGAGAAACCCCTGGCGACCACCCTGGAGGATGCCCAGGCCCTGCTGGACGCCTGCACGCGGGCGGGAGTGACGCTCCATACAGCGTTTCCCGTCCGGTACTCGCCGGCCGTGCGGCAACTGCGTGCTCATATTCAGGGCGGTGACCTGGGCGACCTGCTGGCCTACAGCGGCGTGAACCACTCGGTCAGCCCGGATCACGAACGCGCGTGGTTCAGCGACCTGGCACTGGCGGGCGGCGGGGCGGGCATGGATCACATCATCCATCTGGCCGATCTGCTCCACCACCTCGGGGAACGCGTGCAGAGCATCCACGCCCGCCTGATCCCGGTGCCCGCCTGGACGATCCCCGGCCATGAACAGACCGACGCCGCCGGGCTCGTCACCCTGAAACTGGCCTCGGGCGCCGTCGCCACGGTCGACTGTTCGTGGAGCCGCCCGCGCGCCTACCCGCGCTGGGGCCACCTGAAGCTGGACGTGACGGGCACGGCCGGGATGCGCTCGCTGGACGCCTTCGCGGAGCACCTGAGCGTCACCACGGGGCAGGGTCGTCGCTGGGCTGGCTATGGCGCGGATCTGAACGCCGCCATGCTGCGCGACTTTCTGACCGTGTGCGGTGGGGGAGAGGCGGGGCTCCTCGCCAGCGGGCAGGACGGCCTGGAGGCGTTGAGGGTCGTGCTGGCGGCCTACGAGTCGGAGCGGGCGGGGCGGGTGGTCGAGCTGAGTGCAGATGCCGATGCTGCGGCCCGATAGACGCGCCCAGGTTGCTACACTCGCCGCACATGCCCAGCGCACAGGAACGGATTCGGGAGGCGGTTGGCGCCATTCAGGGCTGGCTCGCACACCTCCCCAATCCTGGTGAAGCGGTGGTTCGGCAGGCCATCGTGCTGCGCCTGCTGCACGCTGCTGGCTTTGACATCTGGAACCCGGCTGAGGTCGTGCCTGAGGAGACCAACGCCACCGGTAACCGCTCGGACTTTCTCATCCGGGTTGGTGAGGGCAAATGCGCGCTGGAACTCAAGGGCATGAACGTGACGCTGGGCGCTGCACATTACCAGCAGGCCGCCACCTACGCCGTCAACGAAGGCACCCGCTGGGCCATCATTACCAACGGCCGCGTCTGGGTCGCGCTCGACGAGCATCTGCCCGGCAGGTGGGAGGATCGCGTGGCCCTGAAACTCGAGCTGGGCCAGGAGGGGCATACCTTCGCCGACGATCTGGCCGCCCTGCTTGACGTGGAGACCTGGCGGGCCGACGCTTTTGCCGACGCGGTGCAGACCATCAAGAGCCGCCAGCAGCAGCGGCTCGACGAAGCGCGTATCCGCCGCGAGAAGACGGCTGTGGTCGAGGGCGTGATGGCCCAATTCAAAATCCCTACTTTCGCCCTGGCTGTCGCTGCCGCCTTGGAGATGAACAAGCTGACGGAAGCTGAGCGGGATGTGCTGTTAGGTCGTCCCGTCGCATTGACTCGTGAGTCTCCGCCTGCGTCACGGCAGCGAAAACGCCACAAGCCGGAAGTGCCGCCCCAGCGTATTCAAGAGGAATCATCAGGAAAGATCCGTTTCACGTACTCCATCAAGGAGGCCCTGGCCCATGCCGTCTATGAGCCGGAAAAGGGGACGTGGACAGTATTGGCCGGAAGCACGGCAATCGCCGAGATAAAACTCTATGCCGGTGCTGTAAGTAAGCGCCGCGAGCTTGGACTGGCGGAGGGAATGCTCATTCAAGAATCCAGCGGACTGCTGCGATATGTGAAGGACGTTGAATATCCGACTCCGAGTCAGGCCGCTGACGACATCTCCGGGGCATCGAAAAATGGCTGGACGGTCTGGAAAGACACTCAGGGCCGCACGGCACAGCATTACCGCCCTGCTAAGAACCGAGTTTCTCCCGCCGGCTCACCGTCCCCGTGAACAGCGCGATCACCTCGCCCTCCTCGCCGCGCCGCACCTCCACGCGGTAGGTGGCGAGGGTGCGGCCCACGCGTTCGGGGGTCGCCACCGCCACCAGCCGGTCGCCCTCGCGTGCGGCGCGGAAGAAGCTCAGGTGGGTCTCGACCGCGACCGCCTGGGCCTGCTGGTTGGAGATGAGCGCGAAGGCCTCGTCCGCGAGGCTGAAGATCAGGCCGCCGTGCGCGCTGCCGTGCATGTTCAGGCCCGCGCCGTCCACCATGAGGGCGACGCGGGTTCGTTCGGCAGACGCCTCCAGCACGGTCATGCCCAGGCGGGCGGCGTAGGTCATGCGGGCAGGGTAGCGCCCGGGCGTCCAGCGCGCGTGCTCAGCCGCCCACCGGGGCGGGGGCGTAGGGACAGGCCACCTCGCCGGCCGGATCTTCGGGGCCCGCGGCGTCCCAGTCGTAGGGGTAGACCTCGCGGCAGGACAGGCCGATGTGGGCGCCATGCTGCCGGGCATACCGGTCGACGGCGGCGTAGGCGGACATCAGCTCGTGATACTCGAAGTTCTTCTTGAGCACGGTCACGTAGGCCTCGGCGTGGGCGCCCTCCTCGCGCAGCGTGATTTCGGCGCCAGGACGCAGGGTGCCGGTGTAGGGCACGCAGACCTCGACCGGGCCGTCGGAGTCGGCGTTCACCTCGCCGTGGTAGATCACCACCGGGGGGCCGGCGGCCTCGGCGCCCTGGGCGCGCAGCTCGGCGTGCAGGCGCTCCATGGCCGAGCCGATGAAGGGGCTGAGGTCGGGCAGGTACAGGCGGCGCTGGATGGTCGCCACCGTCTGGGCCGGTACGTCTCGGGTCTGAACTTCGTAGGACTGGGTCATGGTGTCTCCTCTCAGGGTGTGGATCAGGTGGCGGGCCACCCCGGCGCGCTCGGCATGGAGGGCCTGGGCGCCCGCCCAGTAGGTCTCGATCAGCCGCGCCTGCTCGGCGCGAGGCGCGTCCAGCAGCGTGCGGATCTCCTGCAGCGGCATCTCGATGGCGCGCAGCAGGCCGATCAGCCCGGCAGCTTCCAGCTGGGACGGCGAATACAGTCGGTAGCCGCTCTGCTCGTCCACGCGCCCTGGGGTCAGCAGGCCCAGGGCGTCGTACAGGCGCAGCGCTTTCACGCTCAGGCGACTGGCGCGCGAGAAGGCGCCGATGGTCAGGAGGGCGGACGTGGCTGGGGTCATGGGGGGGCCTCCGGAGGTGAGTCCAGGGTGCGCCCTGCCCCTGGGGCCGAGTCAAGAGGCGGGTCGAGCAGGGCGCTACCCTGAAGGCCATGAGTCCTTTGCTGCTCGGCCACCGGGGCACGCCCAAAACCCACCGCGAGAACACCCTGGCCGGATTCCAGGCCGCCCTGGACGCCGGACTGGACGGTGTGGAGCTGGACGTGCGCCGCATGGAGGACGGAGCACTGGTCGTCCACCACGACGCCCACCTGCCGGACGGCCGCCTGCTGCCCGGCCTGCACTCCGACGGGCTGCCGGACTACGTGCCCACGCTGGATCAGGCGCTCGCCTGGGCCGCCGACACGGGCGCGTACGTGAACGTGGAGATCAAGTACGAGGTGGCCCGCCCCGACGACCGCGTGGGGCGCACGCTGGACGCCATCCGCGCCCACGGGCTGACAGAGCGGGTGATCGTCAGCTCCTTCAATCCCTGGGTGCTCGCCGCGGCCCGCCGCCTGGCCCCCGGGATCGAGCGCGGTCTGCTGATCCACCGCCGCTACGGGATCGGCTCGGTCAATCTGGTGCCGCTGGCGATGCGCTGGACGGGCGCGGCGGCCCTGCACCCCCACCACTCGCTGATCGACGAGGAGCTGATGGATAGCGCGAAGGAGCGCGGCTGGCGCGTGAACACCTGGACGGTCAACGCCCCGGCCGAGGTCAGGCGCCTGTGTGCCCTGGGGGTGGACGCCCTGATCGGAGACGAGCCGGAGGTGCTGCTGCGGGCCCGCCTGAACTGACGGTTGGCGCCATCACAATCACTTGACAAGCCCCTGATCGGGGGCGCCTACTTTAAGTCCATGAGAAAACTGACCTTGATGTTGGCGCTGTTCGGCACGGCTTCGGCTCAGACCACCGTGGAATTCTGGCACTCCTTCGGGGACGCCAAACGCACCGGCTGGATCCAGGCCCGCGCCGACGAGTTCAACAAGGCGAATCCCGGGATCAAGGTGGTGCCCAGCTACAAGGGCAGCTACAACGACTCGCTGCAGGCCACCATCCTGGCGGCGCGGCAGAACAAGCCGCCGGCCATGGTGCAGATCTTCGAGGTCGGCAGCCAGCTCGCGCTGGACTCGGGCGCCTTCCAGCCGGTCAGTGCGGTCAAGAACGTGG
It encodes:
- a CDS encoding Gfo/Idh/MocA family protein, encoding MTARRIALLGVAHVHAEGYAAWLSVQADVEVIGFAEDDPEVAQDFEATTGLQWRPLPGLLAARPHGVIVCGETVQHRTHVEGAARAGAHVLCEKPLATTLEDAQALLDACTRAGVTLHTAFPVRYSPAVRQLRAHIQGGDLGDLLAYSGVNHSVSPDHERAWFSDLALAGGGAGMDHIIHLADLLHHLGERVQSIHARLIPVPAWTIPGHEQTDAAGLVTLKLASGAVATVDCSWSRPRAYPRWGHLKLDVTGTAGMRSLDAFAEHLSVTTGQGRRWAGYGADLNAAMLRDFLTVCGGGEAGLLASGQDGLEALRVVLAAYESERAGRVVELSADADAAAR
- a CDS encoding DUF4357 domain-containing protein, giving the protein MPSAQERIREAVGAIQGWLAHLPNPGEAVVRQAIVLRLLHAAGFDIWNPAEVVPEETNATGNRSDFLIRVGEGKCALELKGMNVTLGAAHYQQAATYAVNEGTRWAIITNGRVWVALDEHLPGRWEDRVALKLELGQEGHTFADDLAALLDVETWRADAFADAVQTIKSRQQQRLDEARIRREKTAVVEGVMAQFKIPTFALAVAAALEMNKLTEAERDVLLGRPVALTRESPPASRQRKRHKPEVPPQRIQEESSGKIRFTYSIKEALAHAVYEPEKGTWTVLAGSTAIAEIKLYAGAVSKRRELGLAEGMLIQESSGLLRYVKDVEYPTPSQAADDISGASKNGWTVWKDTQGRTAQHYRPAKNRVSPAGSPSP
- the paaI gene encoding hydroxyphenylacetyl-CoA thioesterase PaaI — protein: MTYAARLGMTVLEASAERTRVALMVDGAGLNMHGSAHGGLIFSLADEAFALISNQQAQAVAVETHLSFFRAAREGDRLVAVATPERVGRTLATYRVEVRRGEEGEVIALFTGTVSRREKLGS
- a CDS encoding MerR family transcriptional regulator, giving the protein MTPATSALLTIGAFSRASRLSVKALRLYDALGLLTPGRVDEQSGYRLYSPSQLEAAGLIGLLRAIEMPLQEIRTLLDAPRAEQARLIETYWAGAQALHAERAGVARHLIHTLRGDTMTQSYEVQTRDVPAQTVATIQRRLYLPDLSPFIGSAMERLHAELRAQGAEAAGPPVVIYHGEVNADSDGPVEVCVPYTGTLRPGAEITLREEGAHAEAYVTVLKKNFEYHELMSAYAAVDRYARQHGAHIGLSCREVYPYDWDAAGPEDPAGEVACPYAPAPVGG
- a CDS encoding glycerophosphodiester phosphodiesterase is translated as MSPLLLGHRGTPKTHRENTLAGFQAALDAGLDGVELDVRRMEDGALVVHHDAHLPDGRLLPGLHSDGLPDYVPTLDQALAWAADTGAYVNVEIKYEVARPDDRVGRTLDAIRAHGLTERVIVSSFNPWVLAAARRLAPGIERGLLIHRRYGIGSVNLVPLAMRWTGAAALHPHHSLIDEELMDSAKERGWRVNTWTVNAPAEVRRLCALGVDALIGDEPEVLLRARLN